TGTTATCAACATCTGCAAAGTAAACAATTCCATCAAGCCGGTGAGTTTCAATGTGAGACAGTGCAACATTTCTTTGAAGAATGCCCTGAAGGCTCGTGTCTGTTACATTCGACTTGCAAACGAGATGCCTATACATAATCCCACTACTCCTCAAGATTTCAGCAGTTTCTTCAGATTGGGAAGTCATCTCAACAACAATCCACAACAATGGAGGCGAGACCAATTTCAAAGTCTGCGCCAACCGATGCAAATAATATGCTTGAAACGGATTGGTTACTGTTTGGGTCACAATTATGAGAAGCTTCTGAGATTCCAAATATGGCTCTTCATTGAGTAATTTGTCATTGGAAACATCATTTCTCACTTTATCTATCTGTTGCTGTTCTTTCACAGCTAAATTCAAAGTAGCATTAAATTCCGTGGTCTCATTAATTGATGAAGTCAAATCTATCTTGGTATTTTCAAAAGAGAATGCTTGGTGCTTTGGCATGAGACTAGTGGACAAGTTCCTTGATGCAAGAGGGATGAATCCAATGGAAACACCAATCATGAAGCAAATGAAAAAATGCAAAAGCACCTTCCTCCAGAGCTGGCCCTTTGGCTTTGACCTCTCAAGTGCCCTCAAAGACCTCGGCGAGAAAACGCCGAGAACGAAAGCCCGGGAGTCCAGTGAGCCAAACGAGCTATGAGGACTCGACGAGGACTTAGACAAGGGAGATCCTACTGAACACACTTCTAGATTAGCCACGCCTCCGGCTCGAGGCACTGGAGACAAAGTTCTTCTAATAGATGCCATTAACAGAAACCCAAATCAATGTTTGTCCTTCCCATCCAAACTAGTAATTGTCAAGAACTGTGAGTATGTTGAGTGAACACGCTTTGGAGCAATATGTGAACAACAAAGCTGGCATAAACAATAGACATTACAAAATTATTAGGTTTAAATCATGTAAACACTCTAAGCAATATTCCAAATTtgaattaaaagttaaaacccTCTTACACATTAGTTTACAACATTCTACAAAAACCCATTCATAATGCAGCTTATTTGGCATACCTAATAACATGTCTCTCTAACCAAACCACTCTTACTAACCAGTAACAGCTCCAAAACTATGAAAATGGCATAAGAACATAGCAAATATCACAAGAACCAGCATTAATGGAAAAAATTTAAGTACCCAGATGATAGAAAAGCTGAGTGGAGCATCATGGTTGTTCCAACTTCGCAAGCAAGTGGCAGTAGAAGAGTGGAGCTATGGTGGTTTTAGATTCCGAGTGTGTCATGTCATGTGAAGCCAAGTGTTGAAGTTTCTGCCGAAACAAGATAAAGTCAATGGTTGGAGGATGAATCCAAAGTAACTTATTAGATTCGGGATTCGTTGCTTTTTGAGATCTAAACTTCAAACAgaaagtaaagaaaacgaaGCCTCACAAAGAACaagatataaaataaagaaaaaaaaaacatggaaagagaaaggaaaaataatagAGACAGTGACAGGATCGGGAACAGACATTGATATGTTTCGCTGTTACAAATAACAAACTAAACTAGAtgacataattaaaatagaaaaagtataggtgaacaatgaaaatattaaacaatgtaaacaatagatatatcggatgttcattttactagtgtacagatggttattttaatattaaaatttagagggttaatttggaggtgtagtgtgtttttatttgattggtggttGTTCATAT
This sequence is a window from Arachis stenosperma cultivar V10309 chromosome 10, arast.V10309.gnm1.PFL2, whole genome shotgun sequence. Protein-coding genes within it:
- the LOC130956087 gene encoding probable beta-1,4-xylosyltransferase IRX9H, with protein sequence MASIRRTLSPVPRAGGVANLEVCSVGSPLSKSSSSPHSSFGSLDSRAFVLGVFSPRSLRALERSKPKGQLWRKVLLHFFICFMIGVSIGFIPLASRNLSTSLMPKHQAFSFENTKIDLTSSINETTEFNATLNLAVKEQQQIDKVRNDVSNDKLLNEEPYLESQKLLIIVTQTVTNPFQAYYLHRLAQTLKLVSPPLLWIVVEMTSQSEETAEILRSSGIMYRHLVCKSNVTDTSLQGILQRNVALSHIETHRLDGIVYFADVDNIYSVEIFQQIREIRRFGTWTVAKLSGDKGSIVLQGPVCDGARVIGWHVNESNRRSKRFHIEMPGFAFNSTILWDPKRWHRPTLEPIRQLDSVKESFRVSTLIEQVVEDESQMEGLMNNCSSVMVWHIDLEPSHSFYPQKWMIKNYLDVILPLV